The proteins below come from a single Kryptolebias marmoratus isolate JLee-2015 linkage group LG12, ASM164957v2, whole genome shotgun sequence genomic window:
- the smcr8a gene encoding guanine nucleotide exchange protein smcr8a, with the protein MTYSSAAVSHASLSYNTMIGSPDVVAFTKEDDYGQTNPEPWDLPEEFSIPLHPLADSNPWAKTSYAKFTKDFILISEFSEQVGPQPLLTIPDDPKICGTFDLNYFSLRIMSVDYQASFVGHPPGSGYPRLSFVEDSRVVLGDSKEGAFAYVHHFTLYDLEARGFVRPFCMAYVAADERKIMLQFQELSLRFSQASECLKAGNRRAFAKELQRKLQDLEYTHSVLQREEGLQREAGPQCVYSAHTVEKANELANVEKCIYEHRDLLKQICSYHRRPRRDPQAVTCQKCMTECLNECEMLLDKYAKLAEPVRYLEKGCKGGPGQGQLDDNGDEGEVDEEEDDGVKRRPSYTPQLIKAKSAKCFDKRLKNLRELCEETFYEAAVELLKEAERSFRGDLCYLYTRCLDKSLRRKQTVVNFLFEEELSDDAESETGTLRPFCAVNHSIDNHVHLNPPYIVLGPEALDPSRPLDPLDPVSETTAAQGGELGLGEGHLESSPSDQTLETQESSEETKGSFSSDKSGADQAEKHESLASMISEGPDPDSDLTPEPDQSADLGRESSSEEVETTAGEDESEGQDQTPVSLLEVVSELSERDTGSESKLLVPIDTACCIAQERFLYEAPTPDAVLCLRQNSHPTPSQILVVNQEPHALLPVQDEYTVGSPCPESPVAGLELPVGLLGDAISRTSVEEGSDCTMSASTGSDRAASPLSYGGSLTLRQRKKAAQSALKFVRQYPFALQALWCLLSGRTLVVLGSEEGRVRRLVAALALFLPSPGKCGERIQAWLTCPFTLTDLQRWKLIGLQRVASPVGSSMLYSLSRYSRYISILDVDMKTLRCPPYRGQLLANVADHRTFIRRGSTYFLHVQSTLCRLAAKAFLLTFTHHLHLPVSPAEGPDDVEARRRSFLQEQLGLDEEDGQILLYLSQLIAQQYLQAANSSSFGFNYTSSILYKI; encoded by the exons ATGACTTACAGCTCTGCTGCAGTTTCTCATGCCTCTCTCAGTTACAACACTATGATAGGCTCCCCGGATGTGGTAGCTTTCACCAAAGAAGATGACTACGGGCAGACGAACCCAGAACCCTGGGATCTCCCAGAGGAGTTCTCCATCCCCCTCCATCCGCTGGCCGACTCCAACCCTTGGGCCAAAACCTCCTACGCCAAGTTCACCAAAGACTTCATCCTCATCTCTGAGTTCTCAGAGCAGGTGGGGCCCCAGCCTCTCCTCACCATCCCAGACGATCCTAAAATCTGTGGCACCTTCGACCTCAACTACTTCTCTCTGCGCATCATGTCGGTGGACTACCAGGCCTCCTTCGTGGGGCACCCGCCCGGCAGTGGCTACCCGAGGCTCAGTTTCGTGGAGGACTCCAGGGTTGTGCTGGGAGACTCGAAGGAGGGGGCATTTGCTTACGTCCACCACTTCACTCTCTACGACCTAGAGGCGAGGGGCTTTGTGCGGCCTTTCTGCATGGCGTACGTCGCAGCGGATGAGAGGAAGATCATGCTGCAGTTTCAGGAGCTTTCCCTTCGCTTCTCACAGGCCTCCGAGTGTCTGAAAGCTGGGAACAGGCGAGCGTTTGCCAAGGAGCTCCAGAGGAAGCTCCAGGACCTTGA GTACACCCATTCTGTGCTGCAGCGGGAGGAGGGCCTTCAGAGGGAGGCGGGGCCCCAGTGCGTTTACTCCGCCCACACTGTGGAGAAGGCCAATGAGCTTGCCAATGTGGAAAAGTGCATTTACGAACACAGGGACCTGCTGAAGCAGATCTGCTCCTACCATCGCCGTCCACGCCGGGACCCTCAGGCCGTCACCTGCCAGAAGTGTATGACCGAGTGCCTGAACGAGTGCGAGATGCTGTTAGACAAATATGCCAAGCTCGCCGAACCTGTTCGTTACCTTGAAAAGGGCTGTAAAGGAGGACCGGGACAGGGTCAGTTAGATGACAACGGAGATGAAGGAGAGGtggatgaggaagaggatgacGGTGTCAAACGTAGGCCGTCCTACACGCCGCAGCTGATCAAAGCCAAGTCTGCCAAGTGTTTCGACAAGCGCCTGAAGAACCTCCGAGAGCTGTGCGAAGAGACTTTCTACGAGGCCGCGGTGGAGCTTCTGAAGGAGGCGGAGAGAAGTTTCCGGGGGGATTTGTGCTACCTGTACACCCGGTGTCTGGACAAGTCGCTGCGCAGGAAACAGACAGTtgtcaacttcctgtttgaggaGGAGCTCAGTGACGACGCTGAGAGTGAAACAGGAACACTAAGACCATTCTGTGCTGTGAATCATTCCATAGACAACCACGTGCACTTAAATCCACCCTATATTGTGCTCGGACCAGAGGCTCTTGATCCGTCAAGACCTCTAGATCCACTCGACCCTGTGTCTGAGACCACTGCTGCTCAGGGAGGTGAGCTTGGACTCGGGGAGGGCCATCTGGAGTCCTCCCCCTCAGACCAGACTCTGGAGACTCAGGAGAGCTCGGAGGAGACCAAAGGAAGCTTCAGCAGCGATAAGAGCGGCGCAGATCAAGCAGAGAAGCACGAAAGTCTGGCCAGTATGATTTCGGAAGGACCCGATCCTGATTCTGATCTGACCCCTGAACCTGACCAAAGCGCTGATTTGGGGAGGGAAAGTAGCAGCGAAGAAGTCGAGACCACGGCAGGGGAGGATGAGAGCGAGGGACAGGACCAGACCCCCGTGTCCCTGCTCGAGGTGGTGTCTGAGCTGAGTGAGCGCGACACAGGAAGCGAGTCCAAGTTGCTGGTTCCGATAGACACAGCATGCTGCATCGCCCAAGAGCGTTTCCTTTACGAGGCACCTACCCCTGACGCCGTGCTTTGCCTACGACAAAACTCTCATCCGACGCCCTCCCAAATCCTGGTGGTCAACCAGGAACCCCACGCCCTCCTTCCCGTCCAAGATGAATACACCGTGGGTTCTCCGTGCCCTGAAAGTCCCGTAGCTGGCCTGGAGCTTCCTGTGGGCCTTCTTGGGGATGCGATTTCTCGTACCTCAGTGGAGGAGGGCTCGGACTGCACCATGAGCGCCTCCACAGGGTCTGACAGGGCTGCCTCGCCGCTCAGTTACGGGGGGTCGCTGACCCTCCGCCAGAGGAAAAAGGCTGCTCAGAGTGCTTTGAAGTTTGTGCGTCAGTATCCCTTCGCCTTGCAGGCGTTGTGGTGTCTGCTGAGTGGCAGAACCCTGGTGGTGCTCGGGTCAGAGGAGGGCAGAGTCCGCCGGCTGGTCGCTGCGCTGGCGCTCTTCCTCCCCAGTCCCGGGAAGTGCGGGGAGAGGATTCAGGCGTGGCTCACGTGTCCCTTCACCCTCACTGACTTACAAAGGTGGAAACTCATTGGATTGCAAAG AGTTGCCTCCCCGGTGGGCTCCAGCATGCTTTACTCGCTGTCCCGCTACAGCCGCTACATCTCCATCCTGGATGTCGACATGAAGACCCTGCGCTGCCCGCCTTACCGTGGCCAGCTGCTCGCCAACGTGGCCGACCACCGCACGTTCATCCGCCGCGGCTCCACCTACTTCCTCCACGTCCAGAGCACGCTGTGTCGCCTCGCGGCCAAGGCCTTCCTGCTCACCTTCAcccaccacctccacctgccgGTGAGCCCCGCGGAGGGGCCCGACGACGTCGAGGCTAGACGTCGCTCCttcctgcaggagcagctggGGCTGGACGAGGAGGACGGCCAGATCCTGCTGTACCTCAGCCAGCTCATCGCTCAGCAGTACCTGCAGGCtgccaacagcagcagctttgggTTTAACTACACCAGCAGCATTTTATACAAAATCTAA